The Rosa chinensis cultivar Old Blush chromosome 7, RchiOBHm-V2, whole genome shotgun sequence DNA segment TTTCACTCTCAGCAACCAAATAAGTATAACTCGATGAGTAAAAACGAAAGGCAAATAATCAAGCAGTGTAAAACTTACCGTTGGAAATCGTTTTGAGGGATTTGGAGGCTTCGGAAGATAAACCCTAAAGTGATTTGGGACTTGAAGGTTTTGTTATTACACGAGGGTTTTGGGATTTGTTATAATTCTGCGGCAAGTGTGAGAATAAAATCATATCTTGTCTTCTCTTTCTGGTTACTAATCGGATGTTCTAACTCTGCGTTTAGCTGCGTGAGAATGAAGAAAAAGTTGagtacttttctttttctttttaatttttttttatcacaaagTACTTtccttaaaaaataataataaaaataataaataagtaaatattttttgtgaaaaaagaaaaagtaaatatgtTTGCGTTATCGAAAATTAATTTCTGTGTGTTATTTTCGATTGTTATGTAATAGAAGATAACTCATGTATGGCATTGTGTCGCCCTTTATGGTTGTGAATATCTCTAGATGATTTTTATGAAAGTAAATCTATCATTTCACTGCATAAATTTTGTGAATTTGACATATTATCAATCATCTCTTGTTGTCAGGTAGAGATTGAATCTGTGTGgcacaccctttttttttttgtggctgAAATctcattatctttttttttttcattgaaaaaGTACCTATTAAAGCATAATTTGTATACACCTTTTGAATTGTCAAAACTCGATAATGTCAAAATGTTCTCATTTATGTACTAATTCTTTTTTTCCAGTACGCAGCATATATAGCGAAACAAAAATTCCTCTAGAGAACGCGTTTTGTGAGTAGCGATCGTCCTATGGATGTCATCATCGGACGAGACTGTTAGGCAACATAATTTGGTGAGACCTTTAGGCTTGGATCAGGTGTGATTAACTTTGTGGAAGGTTGGTTTTAGGTGATCCAATTCGAACCTAATTATTTCCTTTGGAGTTCGCGGCTGAAGGCAAAGTGGTCCAGCTAAGGTGTAGGGATTCGCGACCAGAAAGAGGGCAACAAAAAAGTTTTCCTGGTTAGACAAGCAACCCAAATCCGTTTCGGATCAGGCTTGACCGGGGGTCGAGCTGCAATCGACGATGACAACTCACAGAAGGTGGCGAAATAGTGGGCTGAAGGGGAGGTGGCTCTGTCGTTAGCTTTGGGCTGCTACGTGGGCAACGATGTCATGGTCGTGGAGGTTTATGTACTTCGTTAGGTTTCTTGCTGGGAGGAGGGTGTGTTGGCCATATCTTTGGGCTAGGTTCTTTGGTCATATTGGCTTTCTGTTGTCCTTTGTTTTTAGTGTTTATACTATTATTGTGTTAGGTTGTTATTTCCCTTCAATAAGTCCTTACAAAGCTTTGTTCAGTTTATTGTGGCCTTGTATTGGTCTATGCAATTTGCATGCCTTGTTTGTCCTAGAAAGGCGGCTATTCATTGTGAAATGGTTGCGACCTCCTAGTAGTAGGATGAAACGTAGTGTCGCCAGATTTATTCTCGTGCGACAACATAGTGAGAAAGTTGTGTTTTTTGTTATGATGCTTCGTGATCGAGTTATCTTTTTATTATGTCATTGTAATCTCAAAACAAATGGAATAGCTAGTAGAACATTCTTTGAGAATCAGTGCATAatagaatttatatatatatatatttatatatatatatatatatgtttagtgGAGACTCATGTTATTATTACGGGACGTTCTCTAGATTTTTATTGTAATATGAGGTTTAGGCTCGAGCTATATCTCCCCCTTTATATATATTATGCAGTTTCGTTAATTAAGGTTTGAGAGCAGCCACACTAGCcatttctataaaaaaataaaaataaaaaaataaaaataaaataaactcaaTAATGTCGaccttgttcaagtaaatccagaatatgtgtatggcccaaactcgaggttacttgctctagttgaaatagagtttatattagagatattctcggagatatccaatcaatgtacgattatgtttccatgtacaaatctatctctatgtttgtaatcctctatataaagaggcccctattatcaatgaaagtacgactcaattctctcccaatttagttttccttaaacacgttatcaacccgaagccctaaccttgaaacaaatagtcaaccctgattcaagaaactaaaaaccttgaatccgaatacaaaaccttgaagccttttctgcctgtacctcacaccttgaagaactcaattccaggagtccagaaccggcggcggcaCCCCAAGAACCTGCCgaaaacctaccgaaccggctaccggaagctccatacaactcacagcaaatattccaccggttcaccatcttctggacctccaatttccaccaaattttggtagcagaagcccgttgatctgaagtttcaggaaccggaagaaaaagtcCAAGAACCGGCCTAAAAAGACGTGAACCGGCCACCTGAGCAGCTGCaccttgaaccggcagaaaagaaagaagaataaaagaagaagaaagagagaagaaaggaaggcCCAGCCCAGAAGAAAAAGTCACAAGCCAAGAAGCCCACTGACCCAAGCCCATAAGCCTGCTGACATCATCCCTAGGaccagtgccacgtcagcactgcCAAGTCAGCAATAGGACCCATTGCCACGCCAGTCCTCCGATCAACCCCTGGTCAACGTCGGTcaacgacttttccggcgacttttccagcAATTTATTctggtcaaattttccggcgacctatttcgaggtattttttactaaacgttcccctttttttagagttttttaattcaatttctcttctttttcggggacttgcaacgtcccttcttctacccccctttcttcatcataggggatacctaattaagccaaactgtgggggttcgtgctcactccaagcttggagcttgttgagatctccaaacttaaagtttgtagagaatttatgatcgaccacttacgtcatgtttcaatctaatctaatatctcttggaattgaatttcttagaagcaattacgctcagaaattcctaatttttttGCAGCaactacgctaagaaattttatatgttttcgtggtagccttttacgctccgaaactaaccctaatttcttgttctctttcaggatgagtaacctgaacaaattggactttgctctattgggaacaactggctctggatatcacaggtgggttcgtgatgtccgccagcatctcaaggctgatggaatcctagatacgattctcgagcctagccaggacgtgctaactgttgagtaagctcaagctttggaagctaatagagcagccttatagGCAAATAAgtcgaaagccatcatcctaatgactcgtcatatggatgatccgctccagtacgagtgtatgaatgaagaagaccccagaaggctgtgggtctcactcgatgaAAGATTTGTCAACGTTTGTGACTCCGCttcttgacctagaagtgagatggcatagcctccgcttatgtgatttcaagtcagttattgactacaactcggaagcacttcgcattaaatccttaatggaattctgtggtaaagagatcacaaatacgatattgattgagaagactctctctaccttccccgtctctgcattgatggttgctaagaactatcgaatagatgttactgcaagacgaatcgcaaggtttcatgagctcattggagctatgaatgtcgctgaaaagcatgacaacatccttgtgaagaactataattcgagatccgtgggaacagagcatattccagaatccaattatagtcgcgccccaaagagagggagccaagagcgaaaccctaatcttaggaatacatttggacgttctggtccatataatcgctctacttaggaaggtaatcgccaaaataggctaACACGGAACcgagaggtcaacgtggaaagaaagagggaggcaacgcctttggccatgttggtggagccaccaacactaagagccatctaaatgacgcttttaaAGGGCCTCAATCAATAGAGTTTGAGCAAAAAGATGTATATTCTCGAtatggagtgtctgatcattgggcacacatttgtagaggtcgtgaagaaattgtcacggCTTATAAagtatattgtgaagcaagaaaagctcactatgtggaacaagaagatcaagaagataatctagagtgaagggttgaagactacaaatctggttgggatcaatagatcgccaattctgtttaagtctttttattttccaagaaatgtaataggcaattgccatatatttttgtagtagatgccaattcTGGCTGGGATCATTATGTTCtttcatagaatccatggggattctatggactgattcaaccaacttacggatgtttaaatatctcatgatgttggttgacacacaaacacactggtcacgtgttgtgccattgtccacttgtaatgctgcttatactacactcctagcacataccatatgacaacgggctcactcccaggatcatcctcttccgtcaattggacttgacaatgctagagagtttacatcaaaaactttcgatggttattgcattgggactaatgttggacattatattcccatgaacacacccaattggtctcgcataaacgactatgatggtagttcggacattggtaatgcgcactaattttcttatatccgcttggcgtgatgcaatatcgcatgcagctatgctgattcctctacgacccaccgccactcaatgtacctctgcgttacagctagtgactgggtacaagtatcgtacttagcAAATTTGAGTGTGCCCTTAtatgccaattgcgctgccacaacgctctataatgggtccttacagacggaTGGGTGTGCccttatgtgccaattgcgctgccacaactctctataatgggtccttacagacgaatggcaACTACATTGGATTTATGACTCCagcaatcgtccgccacttaatgcccttgcaaggcgatctcattacgggttgtcactttgatgagacagtcttcccgttgttaggaggagataagaacacggatgttcagcatgaacgacatgaattgtcgtggcctgtcctcactatgtctcatctcgatccttgttaaagtgacgagatcacacaaatatgttgcaaacaaacctgcaaggaaggacgtccatacaagaggacgtagtgccaccctacaTAGAGGTAggtatggcgccaacgccaaagagagtgacactctggcgttacaggccatgaccccagctaggatacgtgggaggcccgtgggtttaaaggatgctttggcacactcaaatcctttgatcatcgacactcaaaatctgtctcatgagaatcttccaggttatggttatcgttaggggatgcctcaacgtcaaaacatATTCCTgataatatagagctctatgaaaattacactaatgTACATAAGACGtgagatagaaactccatcataattgttgatgtagttgcgcatgagtttgttgagtccgatgatatcgaaccatactccgttgatgaatgaatgccaacgtagagtgatttggcctaaatggaaagatgtgatacaggttaagatggattctctaacgaagatgaaggttttcgagctagtaatgccaacacctcctaacataaaacctgttgactaatgggtcttcgttagaaagcataatgagaaaaagatatggtaatctcatcTTAtagagcaaggcttctcataaaaagccttggaattgactacgatgagacatattctcttgtaatggatgtcattgcactccactaccctgtcagtttggtagtttctgaataactgaacatgcagcttacaaatgtggtcactacgtatctctatagggatctagatacagaatatacatgaaggttcatggtgaacttcatttacccaagtcaagtagctctagaccacagagcgcgtttacaaagaggttgaaacgctcgctaaaatgactacttgattgggaagggatatgaccacgcgtttccataacaagtttcggattccatcgcagtttatgttggacatgatcttcattagaagcccttaaagagttaagggaaacggctgaacacttgaaatccgattttgagataaaggattatgggagaacacgattatgtctcggtttggaacttgagcatcgtgtcgatagatgcttaggcattttgacaaggtcaaaccttcaagcacccccatgatcgtccgtagtcttgatcctgaaaatgatcctcttcgtctgaaggatggtgacgaagatgtgctagaggtggAAGTGCCTTatttgagtacaataggcgcattattgtacttagctcaatgcacaagaccggacttctcatttgcagtgaacttgttagctaaggtatagttctgcgccaacgcgacgccatttgattggtgtaaaagatatctttcggtacttgagatgtacgattgatatgggctcgttctatccctatagaaagatgatggattcaaacccatcacacaccaagaacgccgccaacactggcctgcctccactatccccatcccaaaacgacatgtgttttagaaggttttgctgatgttcggtatctctctgacctatacaaaggtcattcccaaattggttaagtgttcaccatgggtaaagaccgtgatatcttggaggtctacagaaatagaccctagtcgctatatcttggaacaatgcagagattattgctcttcagaaagtggttcgtgaatgtatatggattggatccataattacgcatgttcgaacaattgtggtttaaagtctaccacagatgagcctacgagcatttaagataatgttgcttgttttgaataaagaagcaaatgctacatcaaaagctACAACACCACgcataatcagcaataacagactctcctcaagatcaaagtgaactaggttcgatctgaggacagtgtggcagacttgctcactaagtcattgtctAAATTTcacttcgagaaacatgttggtaacatcttttgcggaagttatccgaactcccatgaccgttgtcattagggggagatgtctacatgtatggtctcgaaacgtgaagggtgtgttgcgttctttttccccttcgactgaggttatttttgtcccacatggtttttgttactcggaaagatttttaatgaggcaacgagaggagcaccacgtttgggccacacaagggagagtgttcaagtaaatccagaatatgtgtcagGGTCACTGAGTCAGacattttatgtttatttctacTCGTTGGGTCTGGGTCAGCACAGCACCACTTGTTTGGGTCGAAGCTGAGTTGAAGCCCAATAGACATTAGCCCACCTCATACACAAATGATATGACCGACACTTTAAGCCCAATTCATACACCGACCCTTTAAGCCCAATTCATACCCAAAGTAGTTCAAAAATATCTAGGAGAAGATCACAACGACCCCACAGCCCATGGCGatttgaatttccaattttcTTTATAAACGTTACCACCGGGGCTTTACTCATCACTACTCATTCACCGCTTGCCAGGCTCAGATCTGAGTCTCCCAACTTCAAACCCTACCATTCAGGTAACCAACTCTCTCCTCTTCTCCGTTTCCTCTTCGCTTTCTTATCTACCAACCACATTTTAGGGCTTCGAATTTGCCGTAGATTCCCTTAGATCCGTTCTCATCGAACTTGGATTTCGATTTACCGTCAGAAATGTCATTTGTCTCTGCATCATTTCGCAATTTTACATCCCTGCATTGCATATTCTTGTTGATATTAGGCGTTGCATGGTTTCGATTCAATTCTGAAAGTTTCACATGGTCCTTTTGCCGTAATTTCTTGCTTAGACATGGTTTTTGCAGTTTTCTTAAGCCACCGAGTCGTAATTTGTTGAATACCATTGCCTCATTACGACTTGGCATATGTTGTATGGAGATCTGTAAAACTTGAGATCAGATTTTGAGTTGCATAGGTTGTGATAATATATTTCTTAGAAATCGAGGCACATACAGATCTGTATTTTTTTCGGCCTGTTTTCTTTATTGATGTGGATTTTTTGTATATACCGGTGTTGACATGAATTGCGGCATGAGAGTGCAAAGTGAAGTTTAGGTTTATATACTTGTTGTGGTTCATGTAGGAGTCATAGGTTGGTATTGGTTTTTGTCAGGTTGGTTAATTGTTTCGAGTGGTTGGAAAATTGTATGCAGGCGATACTTTAAAAGGACAACATGCGTCGTGGAGTCAGTAGTGGAGGGGGAGGGAGTTCTTTGGGCTATCTTTTTGGAGGCGGTGAAGGTCAGAATCCCGCCCCGAAAAAGGTTGAAACTCCTAAGGTTCAGGTGGAGGTTGAACCTACTCAGAAGCCTACTGCTGCGGCACCACCTGCGGAAGTGATCAATAAGGAGACTCCAGCAGGCGTTCCTGGGAACACTTCAAACAACTACTTCCGAGCTGATGGCCAGAACCGTGGAAACTTCCTCACGGTATGTTTTTGGGTCTCAATCACTGTTTGCTTTGAATCAATTAATTAGGTTGTTGAAGTTTTGATTGGCAATATCAGTATCAGATAACAACAACCATTTGGAATGTGCTTTAGATGTGTTGATTTGAAATTCTTGAATTTTAGTGTTCCAGGCTTGGGCCTTTTGGCCACCCAAGTATTTGTGTGTACTTACTGTAGTACACATGCTTATTAACTACTAGGGCTATgaacatcaagaacataaaACAACAACCAGGCCTTGGAAATTGCTGATAACTAACAGCATCTGAGATATGCTGTTTACCAAAAAATCTAAAGCTGTTCCCCTACACTAGTTGTTTTCCTTACTATGGTTTTACACTTTTGCATTACTTGTTGGCGTGCTGCACTAATTCTTGAAAATTCGCTTGACAGGATCGTCCATCCACAAAGGTCCATTCAGCTCCTGGTGGGGGTTCATCTCTAGATTACCTgtttggaggtggtggccagtGAGGCCTCACACACACAATTGATGTTGGAATCGTCAGTTTCGGTCCTTGAGACCTCCTGTAGATGATTTCTATGCTGTAATATTGCACTACTTCTGTGGCTGGAATATTTTCGTTGGAGCTTTGTTACAGTTAAATGATTTTGGTTATCAGTTCAACTCTCAATGTTTATCTAAAGTTCTTAATCCTTTTAAAAGCTAAGAAAAAACTCTTCTGATCTATCCCACCCAGAACATGATAGACCGCGTGGGGCGTACCCCAACTCCTAAAGCTTCCAGTAACATTAGGATTACAATAAAGCATGTTATAAGGAATGAGCTTGGAAGATTTTTAATCGCAATGACTACATGGAAGGTGAAAATTCATTTTCATGCATCCAAATTTGTGTGTTTGAACACCAAGACTGACCATGTAAACCCATGGacatagaaaaataaaatttccttGGCACAGTATACGACCCgagaaaaaattgaaagattAATTTCCATCAAGGGAAAGATTAAAGAGATTGTACCAGATAACAAGAAAAAGATTGTCATGGAAATAGAACCAGCAGCCGAATGCAATTCATTCTTTTGCTACAGAAAGGAAGTGACCGACTTCTGATAAGTAACCTCTTCTTCCACAATGTATGAAGCGGGTTCAATTGGAACTAATCACTAGGTTTAGACGAGTACAACATACAACTAGAATCCTAGACCTAGCAATATCCAAAGGTGACAGATTACATCAGTTAGCAAATTCTGTATATCCCCTCTATGTCACATGCATTCATGATCACCTTGACACGATAAATGTACAAATAGCTGTGGTTTTTCTTTGGGACATGATCAGAGAAAATCCTCAACCGAACTCTAGTTAAGATATTGCTGCACTGTGTCCTCCGGTTGTTATCTGTCATCACAAAATTGGACAGCTAATCAGCTCATCAGAAGATAATTAGCACGCAACAAGTCTCTACATTTGTTGAGCCAAATTCATTATAATGTCACCATGGCACctaatggttttggtttttctggTTTGTCATCAGATGAAAAAAGTATGTCTATATCCATATAAAATATCATATAattgatcaatatatatatatatatatatatatgtatatatgaaataaaaataaactatcATATAATTGATCTTTTTGGTTCCCATGTTCCATGTGATTTGAAGTACATACAAGTGGCATGACAGAAGGAACTTCTGAATCAATGAATGTGCTGATTTTTAAAATGAATCTAAACCGTCCAGAACTAATGGGGGTTCTAAAACTTGTTGTCACACAGCCAATAGCTACATGCCACCAGATGAGAAAATACTACTACTATGTGAATCCGTTGGTTATAAGTTATAACCAAGCTTAGTAGCTGGAGCTGGTAGCAATGAAATGTGTATCAAAGACAGTGTCATGAGTGCATTTCTATGTACATATAATGCTGCAAGCCTCCAACAGAccaaatcagaaattaaattcTCATTCAATTCATACCTTGGTTCTGTCATTTCCTAGACCTTCGGTGTTTGATTGCAGAGTATTACTTGTTGAAGTATCTCCTTGATTCAAAGGATTAACCAACTGCACAGGGCTATCAGTAACCTGCATAAAAGTCCACAGTGTCCCACATCAGATGAAATTTACTGTGCAAATGGATGTAGTGTGGTAAAAGTATCATCAAGTAATCTTTTAAGATTGCCAAAACAGCACACGTCCAAGACCTGTCCACGAGCAATCTCATGTGATGCGGACTCCTTGGCATGAGCATTGACTGACTCACTGAGATCTATTGCCTCTTGGCTGATGACTTTAGAATCTTTTGACTTGCTGTTACAACCACCATTTGACATTATCCCAACAGCCTCACTGGCCGCCCGCTTCCTGATGTTACAATCACAAAATCATAGTTAAAGTCGAAAGATTCTTCATGGGAGCAGCAGTGATTGATACATTGTTATGGTGATTGACCATTACTTACCTACTGGAATTAGGAGCAGCGGGAATACTAAACTCTGACTTGTTGGAAAATAATACACCACGAagaggctttccatcaataacAGTTTCAATTGTGTATCCATCAAACAGCCTTTCAGTAACCTTTGCTTGAAATGACCTCCTCGCAGATGCAGATTGATTCAATGGGATAATTTGTTCACCTGCAGTGACAGATAACCAATAAAATTCATCTGCACGCATACTTTAACTCCTAAACCATGCAGCAGAACCTTACAAATACAAGGCTACAGCATAAACAACTCCTCAAGGTGCTAACTCAGCCTAGTAAGGATGGAAATTTCAGCTTCTATAAGTAAAGATATGGTGAACATGCTCGAAAAGCCATCCAAGGACAAAGAACACGTATTTAGATCATATATGCATGCAGGAGATAGTAagaatccaaacacacaaaatgaTAGCAATCTCTTACATGTGATTCAGGGAGTGAGGGTACTGGATTGGCAAGGAAAAATATAACTTCCTAGGCTTAAATGTGTTATATGGCCTTCAAATGCGAAGTGCTGCATTGATAAAACTAGGGTGGGCATAAAAGGATCTCTGCTGAAGTGTTACCAGACAATAGTTGCAGGAAAATTCACAATATATGGAACTTCTAGAGATACTTGCAAAGCAGACAAATGGGGCACTATCTGAAAAAGTATACTCACCGGGTTGGCCATAAAATGGCACTGTTGTGGGCTGGAAAATTTCAGCACCAGTTCCAACTGGAACAAGAGCTCTGTCATGAACTGGAGTGAGATTTTGTTCTTGGCACTTTAGCTTTAATTGCTTCCTCAATGATAATTTTTCAAGCCTCCTTTCACTCTCTCTGACAAGtcctaaaattagaaattatatCAGATCAGCAAAACTTTTATCAAAATTCAAACTCTGGCGaaagtaaaaataatataaataattcaAGGGAGCTTCCATTTAAACCCAGAAATTCCCAAGTATACCCAGTGGTTTAACAGAACAATGTTAATTGAAAAAAGggttttatttttaaaagaaaaaagagataaaaataataataaaaaaagagagaaaaaagaaacaacccTTAACCGAGTACTCAAAAGAAGCATAAGAAACATTAATGATGTATATGTCTGGAATTGGAAAGATTTATTTTGCAAAGCTCCAACGCAGATCAGCTTAAGGAAATTCAGTCATGACCAAAGTTTTAAATAGTTCCCCATAAAGCCAAAAGTTCATTAGTTATATAGGGTTTGGGAAATGTTTCATGGTCGCCGAACAAAAGTCAGTTGCCATAGTGATTCTTAGTTTCATGGTTGATATAATGAAATGTTTTacactatatat contains these protein-coding regions:
- the LOC112179098 gene encoding protein SPIRAL1-like 3, with translation MRRGVSSGGGGSSLGYLFGGGEGQNPAPKKVETPKVQVEVEPTQKPTAAAPPAEVINKETPAGVPGNTSNNYFRADGQNRGNFLTDRPSTKVHSAPGGGSSLDYLFGGGGQ